The following coding sequences lie in one Arachis ipaensis cultivar K30076 chromosome B05, Araip1.1, whole genome shotgun sequence genomic window:
- the LOC107642499 gene encoding amino acid transporter ANTL2, with protein sequence MGFEKEASSSTYSLPPYPREDTPLLTKSPPLSSNFKTFANVFIAIVGAGVLGLPYSFKRTGYVTGLLMLLSVAFLTYHCMMLLVKTRRKLDSILGFSKIQSFGDLGFTICGPIGRFTVDAMIVLSQAGFCVSYLIFISTTLAFLVNNGIDATKPVFLGFSAKVLFLWGCFPFQLGLNSIKTLTHLAPLSIFADAVDLSAKGAVMVEEVFVFLKNRPNLEAFGGISVFFYGIGVAVYAFEGIGMVLPLESETKDKDKFGRVLGFGMSFIAVLFGAFGVLGYFAFGENTKDIITTNLGPGLISVLVQLGLSINLFFTFPLMMNPVYEVFERRFCGYRYCLWLRWVLVLVVSLVALLVPNFADFLSLVGSSICVVLSFVLPAMFHCLVFKDELGWKCLVSDGAIVVFGFVVAVSGTWSSLSEILAPKA encoded by the coding sequence ATGGGGTTCGAGAAAGAAGCAAGCTCTTCAACCTACTCGCTTCCACCATACCCACGTGAGGATACACCACTTCTTACAAAGTCGCCGCCGCTATCCTCCAACTTCAAGACCTTCGCCAACGTCTTCATCGCCATCGTCGGCGCCGGCGTCCTCGGTCTCCCTTACAGCTTCAAGCGAACCGGCTACGTCACCGGCCTCCTCATGCTTCTCTCCGTCGCATTCCTCACCTACCACTGCATGATGCTTCTCGTCAAAACTCGCCGCAAGCTCGATTCCATATTAGGGTTCTCAAAGATCCAATCTTTTGGCGATTTGGGATTCACCATCTGCGGCCCAATTGGAAGATTCACCGTTGACGCCATGATCGTGCTTTCCCAAGCCGGTTTCTGCGTCAGCTACCTAATCTTCATTTCCACCACTTTGGCTTTTCTTGTGAACAATGGAATTGATGCAACAAAAccggtttttctagggtttagtGCTAAAGTTTTGTTCTTGTGGGGTTGTTTTCCGTTTCAATTAGGGCTGAATTCGATTAAGACCTTGACTCACTTGGCTCCTCTGAGTATATTTGCTGATGCTGTTGATCTTTCTGCTAAGGGTGCTGTGATGGTTGAGGAAGTTTTTGTTTTCCTCAAGAACAGGCCAAATTTGGAGGCTTTTGGTGGGATTTCTGTGTTCTTCTATGGTATTGGTGTTGCTGTGTATGCATTTGAAGGGATTGGAATGGTTTTGCCATTGGAATCTGAGACTAAGGATAAGGACAAGTTTGGTAGGGTTTTGGGATTTGGGATGAGTTTCATTGCTGTTTTGTTTGGTGCTTTTGGTGTTCTTGGTTACTTTGCTTTTGGTGAGAACACCAAGGATATAATTACTACTAATCTAGGACCTGGTTTGATTAGTGTTTTGGTGCAATTAGGACTAAGCATTAACCTGTTCTTCACTTTTCCTTTGATGATGAACCCTGTTTATGAGGTTTTTGAGAGAAGGTTCTGTGGATATAGGTACTGCTTATGGCTGAGGTGGGTTTTGGTGTTGGTGGTGAGTCTTGTGGCACTTTTGGTGCCTAATTTTGCTGATTTCTTGTCACTTGTTGGGAGCAGCATATGTGTTGTGCTTAGTTTTGTGTTGCCTGCAATGTTCCATTGTCTTGTGTTTAAGGATGAGTTGGGTTGGAAGTGTTTAGTTTCTGATGGGGCAATTGTGGTTTTTGGATTTGTTGTTGCTGTTTCTGGAACTTGGTCTTCACTATCTGAGATTCTTGCTCCTAAGGCCTAA
- the LOC107642498 gene encoding SRSF protein kinase 1, whose product MSCSSSSGSEEDDEGFDSYRKGGYHAVRIGDQFAGGRYIAQRKLGWGQFSTVWLAYDTTNSSYVALKIQKSAAQFVQAALHEIDVLSYISKGDPSNSKFVVQLIDHFKHTGPNGQHLCMVLEFLGDSLLRLIKYNRYKCLPLNKVREMCKYILIGLDYLHRELGLIHTDLKPENILLLSTIDAAKDPFKSGQSPILERPEGNINGGVTSLIEKRLRRRAKRAVAKISEKRSSMGVAGEEQKSTRNIDGIDMRCKIVDFGNACWADKQFAEEIQTRQYRAPEVILQSGYSFSVDMWSFACIAFELATGDMLFTPKGGQGFSEDEDHLALMMELLGKMPRKIAISGAQSKEFFDRHGDLKRIRRLKFLALDKLLIDRYKFPETDAREFTEFLTPLLDFAPEKRPTAQQCLQHPWMNRELSPNENESSVETVEVGMSNLKLKVGK is encoded by the exons ATGTCGTGCTCATCGTCGTCGGGGTCGGAGGAGGACGATGAGGGTTTCGATTCGTACCGGAAAGGAGGGTACCATGCTGTCAGAATCGGCGATCAGTTCGCCGGTGGAAGGTACATAGCTCAGAGGAAGCTCGGTTGGGGCCAATTCTCCACCGTTTGGCTTGCTTACGATACCACCAATTCC TCATATGTTGCTCTCAAGATCCAAAAAAGTGCAGCCCAGTTTGTTCAGGCAGCACTTCATGAGATTGATGTTCTTTCATACATTTCTAAGGGTGACCCTTCAAATTCAAAGTTTGTTGTTCAATTAATTGACCACTTTAAACACACTGGCCCGAATGGGCAGCACCTTTGCATGGTCCTCGAGTTTCTTGGTGATAGCTTGCTACGTCTGATCAAATATAACCGATACAAATGCCTTCCATTGAATAAAGTTAGGGAAATGTGCAAATACATTTTGATTGGTTTGGATTACTTGCACAGAGAACTTGGTCTAATCCACACTGACCTCAAACCTGAAAATATTCTTCTACTTTCAACCATTGATGCTGCCAAAGACCCTTTTAAATCTGGACAATCCCCAATTCTGGAGAGGCCCGAGGGAAACATCAACGGTGGAGTCACAAGTCTTATTGAGAAAAGATTGAGAAGGAGAGCTAAGAGGGCTGTTGCTAAGATATCCGAAAAAAGATCCTCAATGGGTGTAGCTGGAGAAGAGCAAAAGTCTACTAGAAACATTGATGGGATTGATATGAGATGCAAGATTGTAGATTTTGGAAATGCATGTTGGGCTGACAAGCAGTTTGCTGAAGAAATACAGACAAGGCAATACAGAGCTCCTGAAGTTATACTGCAGTCCGGCTATTCCTTCTCTGTTGACATGTGGTCTTTTGCTTGCATTGCTTTCGAGCTTGCCACTGGTGATATGTTGTTTACGCCCAAGGGTGGTCAAGGTTTTAGTGAAGATGAG GATCATCTCGCCTTGATGATGGAGCTCCTCGGAAAGATGCCCCGGAAG ATTGCGATTTCTGGAGCACAATCCAAGGAATTCTTTGACAGGCATGGTGATCTGAAAAGGATCCGGAGGCTAAAATTTTTGGCACTTGACAAATTGCTGATTGATAGATATAAGTTTCCAGAGACTGACGCACGTGAGTTTACCGAATTTCTTACACCACTTCTTGATTTTGCACCGGAGAAGCGACCAACTGCACAACAGTGCTTGCAACACCCATGGATGAATCGCGAGTTATCTCCGAACGAGAATGAGTCTAGTGTCGAAACCGTGGAAGTTGGGATGAGCAACCTTAAACTCAAGGTGGGAAAGTGA
- the LOC107642501 gene encoding uncharacterized protein LOC107642501, with product MENVCDVNHLDADVLLPPRKRLLAGLKKQNSDCVDAAASPSTIAASCVTVCEGAPSSSSSYSSEFEARLKNLLSAHSSNPNLTPEEVVEASKAAAVAASKTAQAARAAAEEKAEIAAKAIAAAKSALDLVASFSDESVNKERSLKKNKQKKHLPVQLLYKKYQPVENCGTDEELARKLHRAMNSSPRITKNSPNSESKGSRHKKPRSSSSMEMTEGSDAGMANGHDLSLNNGHAAAGKIDSEGSIQEVCSSKEDKKGLRYDRSNQMEMDNGEAESSQSKEKNTEDLSTTGKKRGRVKLKKLPLSICTSKDRAQPKEGVRGRSAPISEMNSGNHPVDSIPLFPVEPSTERVMPIEATSMWKCQEFKAPACIKQNKAVQS from the coding sequence ATGGAGAACGTGTGTGATGTGAATCACTTGGATGCTGATGTTCTTCTGCCTCCACGAAAGCGGCTTCTTGCTGGATTAAAAAAACAGAATTCGGATTGTGTTGATGCTGCTGCCTCTCCTTCGACGATTGCTGCTTCTTGTGTCACGGTTTGCGAGGGTGCTCCCTCTTCCTCGTCGTCCTATTCAAGTGAGTTTGAAGCTCGGCTTAAAAATTTGCTGAGTGCTCATTCGAGTAACCCTAATCTTACCCCTGAGGAGGTAGTGGAGGCCTCGAAAGCAGCAGCGGTAGCTGCAAGTAAGACTGCGCAGGCTGCTAGAGCTGCAGCCGAAGAAAAGGCTGAAATAGCAGCGAAGGCAATTGCTGCAGCTAAGAGTGCTTTAGATTTGGTTGCCTCTTTCTCTGATGAGTCGGTCAACAAGGAAAGAAGTCTCAAAAAGAACAAACAGAAGAAGCATCTCCCAGTTCAGCTCTTGTACAAAAAATACCAACCTGTTGAAAATTGTGGGACGGATGAAGAATTGGCTCGAAAGTTACACCGAGCCATGAACAGTTCTCCTAGGATCACAAAGAATTCTCCAAACTCGGAATCAAAAGGGAGCAGACACAAGAAGCCTAGAAGCTCTTCGAGCATGGAAATGACTGAGGGATCTGATGCTGGTATGGCAAATGGACATGACTTATCTTTGAACAATGGACATGCAGCGGCTGGCAAGATTGATTCCGAAGGCTCCATTCAAGAAGTATGCTCAAGTAAGGAAGACAAGAAGGGACTCAGATATGATAGATCAAACCAAATGGAGATGGATAATGGGGAAGCAGAGTCAAGCCAGTCAAAGGAGAAAAACACTGAAGATTTGTCTACCACAGGTAAGAAGAGAGGAAGGGTGAAGCTAAAAAAGTTGCCATTAAGCATTTGCACCTCGAAAGACAGGGCGCAGCCAAAGGAAGGTGTCAGGGGTAGAAGCGCACCAATATCTGAAATGAACTCGGGGAATCATCCTGTTGATAGTATTCCTTTGTTTCCAGTTGAGCCATCCACTGAGAGAGTGATGCCAATCGAGGCTACATCAATGTGGAAGTGCCAGGAGTTCAAGGCACCGGCTTGTATCAAACAAAATAAAGCTGTGCAGTCATAA